A window of Symphalangus syndactylus isolate Jambi chromosome X, NHGRI_mSymSyn1-v2.1_pri, whole genome shotgun sequence genomic DNA:
tcaaaaattgggctaaggacatgaagagacaatGTGCAAAAGAAGATATAGCAGtggccaacaaatacatgaagaaatactcaacactaattgtcagggaaatgcaaatcaaaactgcagtatgctaccaccttactcctgcaagaatggccataatcgaaaaatcaaaaaacaaaaatgttgctgtggatgtggtgaaaagggaacacttttacactgctggtgggaatgaaaactaatacagccattatagaaaTCAGTATGGGGATTCCttcaagaactaaaagtagaactatcatttgatccagcaatctcactactgggtttCTACATAGAAAAGAAGAAGTCACTATACAAAAAAGGTACTTGCACAcacgtctttatagcagcacatatatatgtgtgtgtatacacacacacacacacacacacactatgatCTACTACtcacccataaaaaggaataaaataatggcatttgaagCCATCctgatggaattggagactattattctaagtgaagtaactctgaaatggaaaaccaaatatcatatgttctcatggATATGTagcagctaagctatgaggatgcaaaagcataagaacGATAACagtgggggggtggagccaagatagccgaataggaacagctccagtctacagctcccagcatgagcaacgcagaagacgggtgatctCTGCGTTTCCATCTGAgataccaggttcatctcactatgGAGTGCCTgacagtgggcacaggacagtggATGCAGTGCACTGGGtgcgagcagaagcagggtgaggcattgcctcacctgggaagcacaaggggtcagggagttccttttcctagtcaaagaaaggggtgacagacggaacctggaaaatcaggtcactcccaccctaatactgcacttttccaacggacttaaaaaacagcacaccaggagattatatcctggaCCTGCCTCCGAGGGTCCTACGctcacagagtcttgctgattcctagcacagcagtctgagatcaaactgcaaggcagcagcgaggctgggggaggggcacctgccattgcccaggcttgcttaggtaaacaaagcagccgggaagctccaactgggtggatcccaccacagctcaaggaggcctgcctgcctctgtaggctccacccctgggggcagggcacagacaaaaagacagaagtgacctctgcagacttaaatgtccttgtctgacagctttgaagagagtagtggtcctCCCAggacgcagctggagatctgagaatgggcagactgcctcctcaagtgggtccctgacctccaaGCAGtgtaactgggaggcaccccctagtaggagcagactgacacctcacatggccgggtactcctctgagacaaaacttccagaggaatgatcaggcagcagcattcccagttcatgaaaatctgctgttctgcagccaccactgctgctacccaggcaaacagggtctggagtgaacctctagcaaactccaacagacctgcagctgagggtccagtctgttagaaggaaaactaacagaaaggacatccacaccaaaaacccatctatacatcaccatcatcaaagaccaaaagtagacaaaatcactaagatggggaaaaaacagagcagaaaaactggaaactctaaaaagcagaggacctctcctcctccaaaggaacacagttcctcaccagcaatggaataaagctggatggacaatgactttgatgagttgagagaagaaggcttcagacgatcaaactactccgagctacaggaggaaattcaaacccatggcaaagaagttaaatctttgaaaaaaaattagacgaatgtataactagaataaccaatacagagaagtgcttaaaggagctgatggagctgaaagccaaggctcgagaactacgtgaagaatacagaagcatcagtagccgatgtgatcaaaTAGAAGaaggggtatcagtgatggaagatgaaatgaatgaaatgaagcaagaagggaagtttagagaaaaaaagaataaaaagaaacaaacaaagcctccaagaaatttgggactatgtgaaaagaccatatatacgtctgattggtgtacttgaacGTGACGGggggaatggaaccaagctggaaaacactctgcaggatactatccaggagaacttcccgaATCTAGCAAAGTAGGCcgacattcagattcaggaaatacagagaacgccacaaagatactcctcaaaaagagcaactccaagacacataattgtcagattcaccaaagttgaaatgaaggaaaaaatgttaagggcagccagagagaaaggtcaggttacccacaaagggaagcccctcagaataacagcagatctctcggcagaaactacaagccagaagagagcggGGGCCAATatacaacattcttaaagaattttcaacccagaatttcatatccagccaaactaagcttcataagtgaaggagaaataaaatgctttgcagacaagcaaatgctgagacattttgtcaccaccagggctgccctaaaagagctcctgaaggaagcactaaacatggaaaggaacaaccggtaccagccacttcaaaaacatgccaaattataaagaccatcgaggctaggaagaaagtgcatcaactaacgagcaaaacaaccacctaacatcataatgacaggatcaaattcacacataacaatattaactttaaatgtaaatggactaaatgctccaattaaaagacacagactgggctGTGGGTTGGCGGGCCAGTGGGATGGCAGATGAGGAAGAAGACCCCACCGTGAGTGATCGTCTTTGTCCAAAACCTGTCTTTTCTTCACTCCTTCGGGCTCAGTAGCGGAGGCAGAGTTCAGGATCGGATCTGCTTGCCTTAGTGAATTCAGCGGACAGAGTTCGGGGACTTCACGCCCTAAGGATTTATCATTTTAGAAAATGGGGAAGGACATGAAGGAAGATAGGTTTTGTGACCCCTTTCCCTTTGATTTTGGTCTGTATTTGCCAGACACTGAAACACGTACAGAATCATCAGAGtttgaggaagaaaatgaagaaattggaggaggtgcagaaggtggacagggtaaaagaaagagacttttttctaaagaattgcgATGTATGATGTATGGCTTTGGGGATGACCAGAATCCTTATACTGAGTCAGTGGATATTCTTGAAGATCTTGTCATAGAGTTTATCACTGAAATGACTCACAAGGCAATGTCAATTGGAAGACAAGGTCGAGTACAAGTTGAAGATATCGTCTTCTTGATTCGTAAGGACCCAAGGAAGTTTGCCAGGGTTAAAGACTTGCTTACTATGAATGAAGAATTGAAACGAGCtagaaaagcatttgatgaagcAAATTATGGATCTTGACACTTTCTGTAGTTTCTGAAAATTACCATCTGGGGAAACcatatataataattgtatattttctaaagtaaggttctgatatctagccatgtaaatgaaagatggagaaacacaaagttttcagcctttatttttatgcctttgatTTTAGAGTGATATTGGTGCATGTAATTGCCTGCCTTTGTATTACCATACTTGAATTACTTACTGGGTTTTAATGACCACACATAAGTCAAAGTACCTTGCAAACCATGTCGTTCCTTCTGACTTTTGACTATGTAAAGGATAAAGTAGTATTTGTGTGTTAGGTATGTTTATGCCCTTGTAACCTTGTAAGCTatactgtagctttttttttttttttgagacggagtctcgctatgtcgccaggctggagtgcagtggcatgatctcagctcactgcaagctccacctcccgggttcaagtgattctccttcctcagcctcttgagtagctgggaagtgtgggcgcctgccaccatgcctggctaactttttgtatttttagtggtgacagggtttcgccatgttggccaggatggtttcgatctcttaacctcgtaatccacctgcctcggcctcccaaagtgctgggattacaggtgtgagccaccgcgcctggcctactgtagctatttaatatgtgaaatctaaatgGCATTTTTGACTTGACAGCTCAGACTTGTACTTCATGTATTCAGAAGTTTTTAGACAACAACTAGTTTATTGTCTAGTTCATTATTAAAGATAAtgaactaggccgggcgtggtggctcatacctgtgatcccagcactttgggaggctgaggcgggcagatcatttgaggccaggagttccagaccagcctggccaacatggcaaaacctcacctctactaaaaattaaaaaattagccaggcatggaggcatgcgcccataatcccagctgcttgggaggctgaggcagaagaattgcttgaacccgggaggcggagattgcagtgagcccagatggtgccactgcactccagcctgggcaatagagtgtgactctctcaaaaaaacaaatacagataATGAActggtttgcatttcttttaaagaGATGATAGAGGAAAATACAGTTTTTTGTAAGAATGTTTATCTCTCTTAAGAGATaatctgttttaattttcttcagataacaagttactattattttttaagaaagcaagtttcacgggccgggcgcggtggctcacgcctgtaatcccagcactttgggaggccgaggcgggcggatcacgaagtcaggagatcgagaccatcctggctaacacggtgaaaccccgtctctactaaaaatacaaaaaattagccgggcacagtggcaggtgcctgtagtcccagctactcgggaggctgaggccggagaatggcgtaaacccgggaggcggagcttgcagtgagccaagatcgcagcactgcactccagcctgggcggcagagcaagactccgtctcaaaaaaaacaaaacaaaaaaaaaagaaagcaagtttcACATTGCTTTCACAACACATAATGCTGTGTTGGAaggctttttgatttaaaatctttttggaTTTATAACATCCTGTTAAAGTTTTAGGAGAACCCGTTTTCCCAGATCAGATTCAAGcttctaaaaataaatgctttcagtagCAGGAATGGCATTGCTTAAAAAGCTGATGGCAGGGTAAGCGTTTGGGTTagtgttttattaacatatttgtaagtACTTGTTCATTGTGGAAATATGTCCTTGACTAAAACCATATGCGGCTATGGAAACCATGTTTGTAGTTCTGGATAAACAGGTTTTGTGTGTATTTActctatatattaaattattattgcccTTAGTTTAAAGTAAGGATTACAGTTGGATTTACGTAGATCACTGAATGTTATTATTGTTTATGAAACTTAACTTTTTGTGTGCCGCTTATAAACATGATCTATAAATCAGTGCTTGGgaaaattttactttcttaatcTACTGATACAGGAATAAAATATGAACAATtaaacaggtaaaaaaaaaaaaaaaaaaaaaaaaaagacacagactggcaaattggataaggagtcaagacccatcagtgtgctgtcttcaggaaacccatctaatgtgcagagacacacataggctcaaaataaagggatggaggaagttctaccaagcaaatggaaaacgaaaaaaggcaggggttgcaatcctagtctctgataaaacagactttaaatcaacaaagctcaaaagagacaaaaaaggccattacataatggtaaagggatcaattcagcaagagctaactatcctaaaaatatatgcacccaatacaggagcacccagattcataaagcaagtcctgagtgacctacaaagagatgtagactcccacacaatgatagtgggagactttaacatgccactctcaacattagacagatcaatgagacagaaagttaacaaggatacccaggaattgaactcagctctgcaccaagtggacctaatagacatctacagaactctccaccccaaatcaacagaatatacatttttttcagcatcacaccacacctattccaaaattgaccacattattggaagtaaagcactcctcagtaaatgtaaaagaacagaaattataacaaactgtctctcagaccacggtgcaatcaaactggaactcaggattaagaaactcactcaaaaccactcaactacatggaaactgaacaacctactccggaatgactactgggtacataatgaaatgaaggcagaaacaaagatgttctttgaaaccaatgagaagaaagacacaacataccagaatctctgggacacattcaaagcagtgtttagagggaaatttatagcactaaatgcccacaagagaaagcaagaaagatccaaaattgacaccctaacatcacaattaaaagaactagaaaagcaagagcaaacacattcaaaagctagcagaaggcaagaaatcactaaaatcagagcaaaactgaaggaaatacagacacaaaaaaccctttaaaaaattaatgaatccaggagctggatttttgaaaagatcaacaaaattgatagaccgctagcaagactaataaagaagaaacaagagaagaataaaattgatgcaataaaaaatgaaaaaggggatatcaccaccaatcccacagaaatacaaactaccatcagagaatactacaaacacttctatgcaaataaactagaaaatctagaagaaatggataaattgtttGACACATACACTCTACcacgactaaaccaggaagaagttgaatctctgaatagaccaataacaggctctgaaattgtggcaataatcaatagcttaccaaccaaaaaaagtccagcaccagatggattcacagtggaattctaccagaggtacaaggaggaactggtaccattccttctcaagctcttccaatcaatagaaaaagagggaatcttccctaactcattttatgaggccagcatcatcctgctaccaaagcctggcagagacacaaccaaaaaagagaattttagaccaatatcattgatgaacattgatgcaaaaatcctcaataaaatactggcaaacagaatccagcagcacatcaaaaagcttatccaccatgatcaagtgggcttcatccctgggatgcaaggctggttcaacacaacgcaaatcaataaatgtaatccagcatataaacagaaccaaagacaaaaaccacatgattatctcaatagatgcagaaaagacctttgacaaaattcaagaactcttcatgctaaaaactctcaataaattaggtattgatgggacatatctcaaaataataagaggtatctatgataaacccacagccaatatcatactgaatgggcaaaaactggaagcattccctttgaaaactggcacaatacagggacgccctctctcaccactcctattcaacatagtgttggaagttctggccagggcaattaggcaagagaaggaaatatagggtattcaattaggaaaagaggaagtcaaattgtccttgtttgcagatgacgtgattgtatatgtagaaaaccccattgtctcagcccaaaatctccttaagctgataagcaacttcagcaaagtctcaggatacaaaatcaatgtacaaaactcacaagcattcttatacaccaataacagacaaacagccaaatcatgagtgaactccattcacaattgcttcaaagagaataaaatacctaggaatccaagttACAAGGTACATGAATGACCTcttgaaggagaactacaaaccattgctcaatgaaataaaagaggatacaaacaaatggaagaagattccatgctcatggattggaataatcaatatcatgaaaatggacatactgtgcaaggtaatttatagattcaatgccatccccattaagctaccaatgactttcttcacagaattggaaaaaactatttaaagctcatatggaaccaaaaaagagcccgcattgccaagtcaatcctaagccaaaagaacaaagctggaggcatcacactacctgacttcaaactatcctacaaggccacagtaaccaaaacagcatggaactggtaccaaaacagagatatagatcattggaacagaacagagccctcagaaataaagccacatatctacaaccatctgatctttgacaaacctgacaaaaacaagcaatgaggaaaggattccctatttaataaatggtgctgggaaaaatggcttgccatatgtagaaagctgaaactggatcctttccttacaccttgtacaaaaattaattcaagatggattaaaggcttacatgttagacctaaaaccataaaaaccctagaagatatCCTAGGCAttagcattcaggacataggcatgggcaaggacttcatgtctaaaactccaaaagcaatggcaacaaaagctaaaattgacaaatgggatctcattaaactgaagagcttctgcacagcaaaagaaactaccatcagagtgaaaaggcaacctaaaaaatgggagaaaattttcgcaacctactcatctggcaaagggcaaatatccagaatctacaatgaactccaacaaatttacaagaaaaaatcaaacaaccccatcaaaaagtgggcgaaggacatgagcagacacttctcaaaagaagacatttatgcagccaaaaaacacatgaaacaatgctcatcatcactggccgtgagagaaatgcaaatcaaaaccacaatgtgataccatctcacaccagttagaatggccatcattaaaaagtcaggaaacaacaggtgctggagaggatgtggagaaataggaacacttttacactgttggtgggactgtaaactagttcaaccattgtggaagtcagtgtggcgattcctcagggatctagaactagaaataccatttgacccagccatcccattactgggtatatacccaaaggactataaatcatgctgctataaagacacatgcacacgtatgtttcttgtggcactattcacaatagcaaagacttggaaccaacccaaatgtccaacaacgataggctggattaagaaaatgtggcacatatacaccatggaatactatgcagccataaaaaatgatgagttcttgtcctttgtagtgacatggatgaaactggaaatcatcattctcagtaaactatcacaaggacaaaaaaccaaacaccacatgttctcactcataggtgggaattgaacaatgagagcacatggacataggaaggggaagatcactctccggggactgttgtggggtggggggagtggggagggataacattaggagatatacctaatgctaaatgacgagttaatgggcgcagcacaccaacatggcacatggatacatatgtaacaaacctgcacattgtgcacatgtaccctaaaacttaaagtgtaataataataaaataaaaaaagaatgtattagtAATGTACATAATAATACCAACATGATGACATACATAAGTTTCTTAAAGgtaaaaaatggaattttttcctgtttaatttttagtgtacttaaattttaattttgctttaaaaaataaactaatttttcatttcactcgctgctacaaaaaaaaaaaaagaatgatgacaATGCACTTAAAGGGCTCAAGGGAAATggtgggaagggagtgagggataaaaaactatACATTGGGTATAATGTACACTGCTCatgtgatgggtgcaccaaaatcttagaaattaccactaaagaacttttgtgaagtgtctgttcatatcctttgcccactttttgatggggttgtttgtttcttttcttgcaaatttgtttctttgtagattctggatattagccctgtgtcagatggatagatttagaaaattttctcccattctgtaggttgcctgttcactctgatgatagtttcttttgctgtaagaatttattcatgtaaccaaaaaccacctgttttCCAAAAACCTatgttaataaaaaaataataaaataaaataaaccaaagagTTCCtttgtaataacaataataataatatttgccatttactgagcacttggtATGTTCTAGGCACCATGCTAAGTTCTTTAATATGCATTATattgtttaatcttcacaacagccttATCAGTTAGGTGGTACTATTTCCATCTTAGAAACAGAGAAACTAAGTTCCGGAAAGGTTAattaacttgctcaaag
This region includes:
- the LOC129476371 gene encoding transcription initiation factor TFIID subunit 13 isoform X2; translated protein: MADEEEDPTFEEENEEIGGGAEGGQGKRKRLFSKELRCMMYGFGDDQNPYTESVDILEDLVIEFITEMTHKAMSIGRQGRVQVEDIVFLIRKDPRKFARVKDLLTMNEELKRARKAFDEANYGS
- the LOC129476371 gene encoding transcription initiation factor TFIID subunit 13 isoform X1, which translates into the protein MGKDMKEDRFCDPFPFDFGLYLPDTETRTESSEFEEENEEIGGGAEGGQGKRKRLFSKELRCMMYGFGDDQNPYTESVDILEDLVIEFITEMTHKAMSIGRQGRVQVEDIVFLIRKDPRKFARVKDLLTMNEELKRARKAFDEANYGS